In Pseudopipra pipra isolate bDixPip1 chromosome 5, bDixPip1.hap1, whole genome shotgun sequence, the following proteins share a genomic window:
- the LOC135414200 gene encoding E3 ubiquitin-protein ligase Topors-like: MQLGHPRGVLVAVEVVLEGKLHPGELGRFPSWGTLALFLLLAGPADDCGLSPSSCVTSTVAVLAGHGRSAEESMGDTTSAAGGGGLRQPPQAGPLKAAAGSKCPICLGDVKKPAYVAYCMHQFCFRCIQQWARGRDDCPVCRQPVEEVLHSVRGDDDYEVYVAGLPARLRRRTAMNRPRRRAPQRRYNLRRQPTINPPAAGGCEPPGTESSQGQEAAAGPSDTPSQPAPAPSASQEPTPHGCP, encoded by the exons ATGCAGCTGGGGCACCCAAGAGGTGTGCTCGTAGCAGTAGAGGTGGTCTTGGAGGGGAAACTTcacccaggggagctgggaaggtTTCCTTCTTGGGGGACCTTGGCATTGTTTCTACTCCTTGCCGGGCCAGCCGACGACTGTGgcctctctccctcttcttgCGTGACATCCACTGTTGCAGTGCTG GCAGGACATGGCAGGAGCGCTGAAGAAAGCATGGGGGACACCACCTCTGCTGCAGGGGGTGGTGGCCTGCGCCAGCCACCCCAGGCAGGGCCGCTGAAGGCAGCAGCTGGCTCCAAGTGCCCCATCTGCCTGGGAGACGTGAAAAAGCCAGCCTACGTGGCCTACTGCATGCACCAATTCTGCTTTAGGTGCATCCAGCAGTGGGCCAGGGGGCGGGACGACTGCCCCGTGTGCAGGCAGCCCGTGGAGGAGGTGCTGCACTCCGTGCGAGGGGACGATGACTACGAGGTGTACGTGGCCGGCCTGCCCGCCCGCCTGCGCAGGAGGACGGCCATGAACAGGCCTCGCCGCCGGGCCCCGCAGCGGCGCTACAACCTGCGCAGGCAGCCCACCATCAACCCACCCGCGGCTGGTGGGTGTGAGCCCCCAGGGACTGAAAGCTCCcaggggcaggaggcagctgcagggccCTCCGACACCCCATCCCAGCCGGCTCCCGCTCCCAGTGCTTCTCAGGAACCAACCCCGCACGGCTGCCCCTGA